Proteins encoded in a region of the Rutidosis leptorrhynchoides isolate AG116_Rl617_1_P2 chromosome 9, CSIRO_AGI_Rlap_v1, whole genome shotgun sequence genome:
- the LOC139867041 gene encoding glycerol-3-phosphate dehydrogenase [NAD(+)] isoform X1: protein MSPVNNNNNIVDEINPTTTTIPKYKVTVVGSGNWGSVASKLIASNTLKLSSFHDEVKMWVFEETLPSGEKLTDVINTTNENVKYLPGIKLGCNVVADPDLENAVRDANMLVFVTPHQFMEGICKRLIGKIRSDAQAISLIKGMEVKKEGPCMISTLISQQLGVNCCVLMGANIANEIAVEKFSEATVGYRGNREIAENWVQLFSTPYFMVSACQDVEGVELCGTLKNVVAIAAGFVDGLDMGNNTKAAIMRIGLREMKALSKLLFSSVKDNTFFESCGVADLITTCLGGRNRKCAEAFAKNGGKRSFDDLEAEMLQGQKLQGVSTAKEVYEVLKHKGWLEMFPLFTTVHEICTGRLPPTAIVEYSEHTPKLLVGGPTLF from the exons ATGTCTCCtgttaacaacaacaataacattgTAGATGAAAtcaacccaacaacaacaacaatacctaaATATAAGGTTACAGTTGTTGGAAGTGGCAATTGGGGCAGTGTTGCTTCTAAACTCATTGCTTCTAACACCCTAAAGCTTTCATCTTTTCAtg ATGAAGTGAAGATGTGGGTGTTTGAGGAGACACTGCCAAGTGGTGAAAAACTCACTGATGTCATCAATACTACCAAT GAAAATGTGAAATATTTACCTGGGATTAAGCTTGGGTGTAATGTTGTTGCTGACCCAGATCTTGAAAATGCAG TGAGGGATGCAAACATGTTGGTTTTTGTGACCCCACATCAGTTTATGGAGGGAATATGCAAGAGATTAATCGGAAAAATTAGGAGCGATGCCCAAGCCATTTCTTTGATTAAAGGAATGGAGGTGAAGAAGGAAGGTCCATGTATGATATCCACACTAATTTCACAACAATTAGGTGTCAATTGTTGTGTTCTTATGGGTGCTAACATCGCTAACGAG ATTGCAGTGGAGAAATTTAGTGAAGCGACGGTAGGGTATAGAGGAAACAGAGAGATTGCAGAGAATTGGGTGCAGTTGTTCAGTACTCCTTACTTTATGGTTTCAGCT TGTCAAGATGTGGAGGGAGTTGAATTATGTGGAACATTGAAAAATGTTGTTGCCATAGCAGCAG GCTTTGTAGATGGATTAGACATGGGAAATAATACGAAG GCTGCGATAATGAGAATCGGGTTGAGAGAGATGAAAGCTCTTTCAAAGCTCTTGTTTTCCTCGGTTAAAGACAACACCTTTTTTGAAAGCTGTGGTGTTGCCGATCTTATAACAACGTGCT TGGGAGGACGAAACAGGAAATGTGCGGAGGCTTTTGCTAAGAATGGTGGCAAAAG ATCTTTTGATGATCTTGAAGCTGAGATGCTGCAGGGACAAAAGTTACAG GGTGTTTCGACAGCCAAAGAAGTGTACGAGGTTTTAAAACACAAGGGATGGCTGGAGATGTTTCCATTGTTCACAACGGTTCATGAAATTTGTACTGGCCGTCTTCCACCAACTGCCATTGTCGAGTACAGCGAACACACCCCAAAATTACTCGTGGGTGGTCCAACTTTGTTCTGA
- the LOC139867041 gene encoding glycerol-3-phosphate dehydrogenase [NAD(+)] isoform X2, whose translation MSPVNNNNNIVDEINPTTTTIPKYKVTVVGSGNWGSVASKLIASNTLKLSSFHDEVKMWVFEETLPSGEKLTDVINTTNENVKYLPGIKLGCNVVADPDLENAVRDANMLVFVTPHQFMEGICKRLIGKIRSDAQAISLIKGMEVKKEGPCMISTLISQQLGVNCCVLMGANIANEIAVEKFSEATVGYRGNREIAENWVQLFSTPYFMVSACQDVEGVELCGTLKNVVAIAAGFVDGLDMGNNTKAAIMRIGLREMKALSKLLFSSVKDNTFFESCGVADLITTCLGGRNRKCAEAFAKNGGKRSFDDLEAEMLQGQKLQGVSTAKEVYEVLKHKGWLEMFPLFTTVHEICTGRLPPTAIVEYSEHTPKLL comes from the exons ATGTCTCCtgttaacaacaacaataacattgTAGATGAAAtcaacccaacaacaacaacaatacctaaATATAAGGTTACAGTTGTTGGAAGTGGCAATTGGGGCAGTGTTGCTTCTAAACTCATTGCTTCTAACACCCTAAAGCTTTCATCTTTTCAtg ATGAAGTGAAGATGTGGGTGTTTGAGGAGACACTGCCAAGTGGTGAAAAACTCACTGATGTCATCAATACTACCAAT GAAAATGTGAAATATTTACCTGGGATTAAGCTTGGGTGTAATGTTGTTGCTGACCCAGATCTTGAAAATGCAG TGAGGGATGCAAACATGTTGGTTTTTGTGACCCCACATCAGTTTATGGAGGGAATATGCAAGAGATTAATCGGAAAAATTAGGAGCGATGCCCAAGCCATTTCTTTGATTAAAGGAATGGAGGTGAAGAAGGAAGGTCCATGTATGATATCCACACTAATTTCACAACAATTAGGTGTCAATTGTTGTGTTCTTATGGGTGCTAACATCGCTAACGAG ATTGCAGTGGAGAAATTTAGTGAAGCGACGGTAGGGTATAGAGGAAACAGAGAGATTGCAGAGAATTGGGTGCAGTTGTTCAGTACTCCTTACTTTATGGTTTCAGCT TGTCAAGATGTGGAGGGAGTTGAATTATGTGGAACATTGAAAAATGTTGTTGCCATAGCAGCAG GCTTTGTAGATGGATTAGACATGGGAAATAATACGAAG GCTGCGATAATGAGAATCGGGTTGAGAGAGATGAAAGCTCTTTCAAAGCTCTTGTTTTCCTCGGTTAAAGACAACACCTTTTTTGAAAGCTGTGGTGTTGCCGATCTTATAACAACGTGCT TGGGAGGACGAAACAGGAAATGTGCGGAGGCTTTTGCTAAGAATGGTGGCAAAAG ATCTTTTGATGATCTTGAAGCTGAGATGCTGCAGGGACAAAAGTTACAG GGTGTTTCGACAGCCAAAGAAGTGTACGAGGTTTTAAAACACAAGGGATGGCTGGAGATGTTTCCATTGTTCACAACGGTTCATGAAATTTGTACTGGCCGTCTTCCACCAACTGCCATTGTCGAGTACAGCGAACACACCCCAAAATTACTC TGA